One segment of Pseudophryne corroboree isolate aPseCor3 chromosome 10, aPseCor3.hap2, whole genome shotgun sequence DNA contains the following:
- the LOC134966108 gene encoding uncharacterized protein LOC134966108: MRQTMQNINSKNAFMVRNRPSSSDDDDEALPSYQTSQIITNTENFDLSVDSPFGLDFSAIPDFNNILELAPDYATKMDDATADGILRDILNKPDYCHNTSIQNSNVVDEQPFFPHATGGRAKTFEYKADDAVAMRYAPTIPTGSDTVAQIHRLSTSGKISKRTTAAETESHQFAAADDAVARRYAPLIPTVSDTCAQIHRPSTSGKISKRTTAAEAENHQFVTPAIVHKGVARSSVMAVHNGCIVPNKRKPARPRTNERSHNSTFTDLKRKLSYSENDKPQRRRIALQTVSCVSNDVAVTSKHTAFNTADRDVAGNTKTVKVKRASRLSRSNVKQLSQSAVITIPDTQVCSETETRHIAGIGLLSNIDSRSNVKQMSQADVITITDTQDCSETETRHIAGNPVISDIDDINGQELITNCVESTTQDPQNSSDEVLSAVAGIPGDTTTVDCVTSIPNIFTTTALVHASADACVPARGLAPDIVDECQNSEQLGQDAEIQFYALLGKIREDVENMGVKAGYLLKHIKGVCHGSKCKQDIVKEVVETYMNVMSKYIDRSVKTTEFIKANIHHFAEINETDP, from the exons atg agacagacaatgcagaacatcaacagcaaaaacgctttcatggttagaaacagaccttcttcttctgatgatgatgatgaggctttgccaagttatcaaacctctcaaa taatcacaaatacagagaatttcgatttgtctgttgatagtccctttggcttagacttcagcgctataccggattttaataatattttggaattggcgccagatt atgccacaaaaatggatgatgcgacggctgatggtattctacgggatatattgaacaaacctgattattgtcacaacacctctatacagaacagcaatgttgttgatgagcaaccgtttttcccacacgcgacagggggtcgtgctaaaacattcgaatataaagcag atgacgctgtagcaatgcGATATGCGCCGACGATACCAACAGGCAGTGATACAGTAGCGCAAATACAccgtcttagtacaagcgggaaaatatcaaaacgcacaaccgccgctgaaacggaaagccatcaattcgcagcagcag atgacgctgtagcaagacgctatgctcctttgataccaacagtcagtgatacatgcgcgcagatacacaggcctagtacaagcgggaaaatatcaaaacgcacaaccgccgctgaagcggagaaccatcaattcgtaacgccggcaattgtacataagggcgttgctaggtcatcagttatggctgtgcataacggctgtatcgtcccgaacaaacgaaagccagctcgaccaagaacgaatgagagaagtcataattcaacatttacagatctgaaaagaaaattgtcatattccgaaaatgataagccgcaacggagaaggatcgcgttacaaactgtatcatgcgtaagtaatgatgttgctgtaacatcaaaacacacagcgtttaacactgcagaccgggatgtcgctggtaatacaaagactgtaaaggttaagagggcatcgcgtctctcaagaagtaatgttaagcaattgtcgcaatccgctgtaatcacaattccagatacacaggtttgttctgaaacagaaacaaggcacatagcaggcattggtttgttatcaaatattgactcaagaagtaatgttaagcaaatgTCGCAAGCCGATGTCAttactattaccgatacacaggattgctctgaaacagaaacaagacacatagctggtaatcctgtgatatcagatattgatgacataaatgggcaagagcttattacaaactgtgtagagtcaacgacacaagatccgcagaatagttctgatgaagtattatcagccgttgcaggaatacctggtgatactacaacggttgattgtgtaacatcaattcccaatatttttacaacgacagccctggtacacgcatcggctgatgcttgtgtaccggcgcgagggctagcgcccgacatagttgatgaatgtcaaaattcagaacaattaggccaagacgctgaaatacaattttacgcgttgttgggtaagatacgggaagatgttgagaacatgggcgtaaaagccggatacttgttaaaacacattaaaggtgtgtgccacggtagtaaatgtaaacaagacattgttaaagaagttgttgagacgtatatgaatgtcatgtcaaaatacatagatcggtcggttaagacaactgaatttattaaagccaacatacatcattttgcagaaataaatgaaactgatccgtga